One genomic segment of Arachis duranensis cultivar V14167 chromosome 4, aradu.V14167.gnm2.J7QH, whole genome shotgun sequence includes these proteins:
- the LOC107485240 gene encoding transcription repressor OFP1-like, whose product MGNYRFKLSDMIPNAWFYKLRDMNKSSSSSSSRKQKSQTPPLPPPPSNKKTQLSTTTSNSSKPKQQFNNTTTPRKSYYFTRQHTTSPQQQPRKSSSKQRPTIKTSRRTTTPRHSSSASSSKFLVINVTPTINTTTSDGESEFQAEPEFRTDRVLHTDSNSNSSSLDDIIIDVDNNSISTTKSDINNNNNKHLPLPPILTKPKNQQESRNKNKNANTPCSRRFSVSSAAGARRLRINSPRASGASFRKLHHQADASGGQRSTTSSAVTAASAGRGRSVSGSFAIVKSSLNPQRDFRESMVEMIVQNNIRSSKDLEDLLACYLTLNSDEYHGLIINVFKQIWFDLTDNNNINYMYQRQE is encoded by the coding sequence ATGGGAAATTACAGGTTCAAATTATCAGACATGATCCCAAATGCTTGGTTCTACAAGCTTAGAGACATGaacaaatcatcatcatcatcatcatcaagaaagcaaaaatcacaaactcctcctcttcctcctcctccatcCAACAAGAAAACCCAACtttcaacaacaacctcaaatTCATCAAAACCAAAGCAGCAATTCAACAACACCACCACTCCAAGAAAGTCCTATTACTTTACAAGACAACACACCACTTCCCCTCAACAACAACcaagaaaatcatcatcaaaacaGAGACCAACAATAAAGACTAGTAGAAGAACAACTACTCCAAGAcattcttcttctgcttcttcttctaagTTTCTTGTTATCAATGTGACGCCTACGATTAACACTACTACCTCCGATGGTGAATCAGAGTTCCAAGCAGAGCCAGAATTCAGAACAGACCGTGTTCTTCACACCGACTCTAATTCTAATTCCTCCTCGCTTGATGACATCATCATTGATGTCGACAACAACTCCATTTCCACAACAAAATCTGacattaacaacaacaacaacaaacatcttcctcttcctccaaTTCTCACCAAACCAAAGAACCAACAAGAATCTagaaacaagaacaagaacgCCAACACCCCGTGTTCTAGAAGATTCTCCGTTAGCTCAGCCGCAGGGGCCAGGAGGCTTAGGATCAATTCTCCCAGAGCTTCCGGAGCAAGTTTCCGGAAACTCCATCATCAGGCGGACGCGTCAGGCGGCCAAAGAAGCACTACTTCTTCGGCGGTTACTGCCGCGTCCGCCGGACGAGGGAGGAGCGTTTCGGGAAGCTTTGCGATAGTGAAATCATCGTTGAATCCGCAGAGAGATTTCAGAGAATCGATGGTGGAGATGATTGTGCAGAACAACATAAGGAGTTCGAAGGATTTGGAGGATCTTCTTGCTTGTTACCTAACTCTGAATTCAGATGAGTATCATGGCTTAATCATCAACGTCTTCAAGCAAATTTGGTTTGATTTAACTGATAATAACAATATCAATTACATGTACCAACGACAAGAATAa